Proteins encoded together in one Streptomyces umbrinus window:
- a CDS encoding cysteine hydrolase family protein gives MTTLSERPRTALMVIDVQKGVVAGAHQRDTVVANIAALVDTARAQGAPVVWVQHSDEGLEKGSEDWEFVAELPRRESEPLVHKTYGDSFEGTDLEDVLAGAGVGHLVVTGAQTDACIRSTIHGAFVRGYDVTLVGDAHTTEDLSQWGAPPPEQVIAHTNLYWQEQSAPERKAGVVETKDVTFSD, from the coding sequence ATGACGACTCTCTCCGAACGACCCCGTACGGCTCTGATGGTGATCGACGTCCAGAAGGGCGTCGTGGCCGGCGCCCACCAGCGCGACACGGTGGTCGCGAACATCGCCGCCCTCGTCGACACGGCACGCGCCCAGGGCGCCCCGGTCGTCTGGGTCCAGCACTCCGACGAGGGCCTGGAGAAGGGCAGCGAGGACTGGGAGTTCGTCGCCGAGCTGCCCCGCCGGGAATCGGAACCACTGGTGCACAAGACGTACGGCGACTCCTTCGAGGGCACCGACCTGGAGGACGTACTGGCCGGAGCCGGCGTCGGACACCTGGTGGTCACCGGCGCCCAGACGGACGCCTGCATCCGCTCCACGATCCACGGCGCGTTCGTACGGGGCTACGACGTGACACTCGTCGGCGACGCCCACACGACGGAGGACCTGAGCCAGTGGGGTGCCCCGCCGCCCGAGCAGGTCATCGCGCACACGAACCTGTACTGGCAGGAGCAGTCGGCACCGGAGCGCAAGGCCGGGGTGGTGGAGACGAAGGATGTGACGTTCAGCGACTGA